From a region of the Monodelphis domestica isolate mMonDom1 chromosome 8, mMonDom1.pri, whole genome shotgun sequence genome:
- the MIS12 gene encoding protein MIS12 homolog isoform X4, with protein MSINPMLYETQFLGFTPQTCMLRIYIAFQDYLFEVMVAVEKVILKKAASLPDGGMSAVQLRGSTEAFLRFMRERFDRLFVKMEQVLLQLVLSIPPNVLLPEDRCHEKYPQSKEELPLLQQEIGQLQAQYKAEVGAKQALLAELEVQKVVQARLKKTLRWFDGLGDAHGLVGLGEMTAFLIQHSVRLRSLTEDIADKSKRVKMQSSGSPSF; from the coding sequence ATGTCCATCAACCCGATGCTGTACGAGACCCAGTTTTTGGGGTTCACGCCCCAGACGTGCATGCTCAGGATCTACATCGCCTTCCAGGACTACCTGTTTGAGGTGATGGTGGCTGTGGAGAAAGTCATCCTGAAGAAGGCCGCCAGCCTCCCGGACGGCGGCATGAGCGCTGTCCAGCTACGTGGCAGCACCGAGGCGTTCTTGCGCTTCATGAGGGAACGCTTTGACCGCCTCTTTGTCAAGATGGAGCAGGTGTTGTTGCAGCTGGTCCTGAGTATCCCCCCAAACGTCCTTCTGCCTGAAGACAGGTGCCACGAGAAGTACCCCCAGAGCAAGGAAGAGTTGCCCCTTCTCCAACAGGAAATAGGGCAGCTGCAGGCCCAGTACAAGGCGGAAGTTGGGGCCAAGCAGGCCCTTCTGGCAGAACTCGAGGTGCAGAAGGTGGTTCAGGCCCGGCTGAAAAAGACTCTGCGCTGGTTTGATGGGCTCGGAGATGCCCACGGTCTCGTCGGCCTTGGGGAGATGACGGCCTTCCTCATCCAGCACTCGGTAAGGCTGCGCAGCCTCACGGAGGACATTGCTGATAAAAGCAAAAGGGTGAAAATGCAGTCATCGGGGAGCCCCAGTTTCTGA
- the MIS12 gene encoding protein MIS12 homolog isoform X2, with product MSVGAPELPLADPESRRSAPRGPPSAKMSINPMLYETQFLGFTPQTCMLRIYIAFQDYLFEVMVAVEKVILKKAASLPDGGMSAVQLRGSTEAFLRFMRERFDRLFVKMEQVLLQLVLSIPPNVLLPEDRCHEKYPQSKEELPLLQQEIGQLQAQYKAEVGAKQALLAELEVQKVVQARLKKTLRWFDGLGDAHGLVGLGEMTAFLIQHSVRLRSLTEDIADKSKRVKMQSSGSPSF from the exons ATGTCTGTTGGAGCCCCCGAACTCCCCCTGGCAG ATCCAGAGAGCAGGCGTTCAGCACCGCGCGGCCCTCCTTCAGCCAAGATGTCCATCAACCCGATGCTGTACGAGACCCAGTTTTTGGGGTTCACGCCCCAGACGTGCATGCTCAGGATCTACATCGCCTTCCAGGACTACCTGTTTGAGGTGATGGTGGCTGTGGAGAAAGTCATCCTGAAGAAGGCCGCCAGCCTCCCGGACGGCGGCATGAGCGCTGTCCAGCTACGTGGCAGCACCGAGGCGTTCTTGCGCTTCATGAGGGAACGCTTTGACCGCCTCTTTGTCAAGATGGAGCAGGTGTTGTTGCAGCTGGTCCTGAGTATCCCCCCAAACGTCCTTCTGCCTGAAGACAGGTGCCACGAGAAGTACCCCCAGAGCAAGGAAGAGTTGCCCCTTCTCCAACAGGAAATAGGGCAGCTGCAGGCCCAGTACAAGGCGGAAGTTGGGGCCAAGCAGGCCCTTCTGGCAGAACTCGAGGTGCAGAAGGTGGTTCAGGCCCGGCTGAAAAAGACTCTGCGCTGGTTTGATGGGCTCGGAGATGCCCACGGTCTCGTCGGCCTTGGGGAGATGACGGCCTTCCTCATCCAGCACTCGGTAAGGCTGCGCAGCCTCACGGAGGACATTGCTGATAAAAGCAAAAGGGTGAAAATGCAGTCATCGGGGAGCCCCAGTTTCTGA
- the DHX33 gene encoding ATP-dependent RNA helicase DHX33 produces MPEVRGPPPAKRFRAGPGVPGNRGAMLPGGRRPLLGAEALERQRRSLPIFAARGPLLARLRSAECAILIGETGSGKTTQIPQYLYEAGLGRQGAIAVTQPRRVAAISLAARVSDEKRTELGKLVGYTVRFDDVTSEDTRIKFLTDGMLLREAISDALLRKYSFVILDEAHERTVHTDVLLGVVKAAQRRRKELGKPVLRVLVMSATMDVDLFSRYFDGAPVLYVEGRQHPIQVYYTKQPQSDYLHAALVSIFQIHQEAPPSQDILAFLTGQEEIEALCKACRDIARHLPDGCPPLLVLPLYASLPASQQLRVFQGAPKGSRKIVVSTNIAETSITIAGIKHVIDTGMVKAKKYNPESGLEVLAVQRVSKTQAWQRTGRAGREESGACYRLYTEDEFEQFDKMTVPEIQRCNLAGVLLQLLALRVPDVLGFDFVSKPSADRLQAAVEQLELLGALQRKKDEPPALTPTGRKMAAFPLEPKFAKTILLSPRFHCTEEILTIVSLLSVDSVLHNPPSRRDEVQAVRKKFVSSEGDHLTLLNVYRAFRNVGGSKEWCKENFVNSKNMLLAAEVRAQLRDICVKMSMPIESSRADTGNVRRCLAHGLFMNTAELQPDGTYVTVDTRQPVAIHPSSVLFHCKPACVAYNELLSTNKCYMRDLCVVDEDWLYDAAPDYFRRKMRAAPS; encoded by the exons ATGCCCGAAGTGCGCGGCCCTCCGCCGGCCAAGCGTTTCCGGGCCGGGCCCGGGGTCCCCGGGAACCGCGGCGCTATGCTGCCCGGGGGCCGCCGGCCGCTGCTGGGAGCCGAGGCCTTGGAGCGTCAGCGCCGGAGCCTGCCCATTTTCGCGGCGCGCGGGCCGCTTCTGGCCCGCCTGCGGAGCGCCGAGTGCGCAATTCTCATTG GGGAGACCGGATCAGGGAAAACCACGCAGATCCCGCAGTACCTGTACGAGGCGGGCCTGGGCCGCCAAGGCGCCATTGCTGTGACCCAGCCTCGCCGCGTCGCCGCCATCTCCCTGGCCGCCAGAGTCTCGGATGAAAAGAGGACAGAGCTGGGCAAGCTG GTGGGCTACACCGTGCGCTTTGACGACGTCACTTCCGAGGACACCAGAATCAAGTTCCTCACGGACGGGATGCTGCTCCGGGAGGCCATTTCCGACGCTCTGCTGCGGAAGTACAGTTTCGTCATCCTGGACGAGGCGCACGAGCGGACGGTCCACACAGACGTGCTCCTGGGCGTGGTGAAGGCCGCGCAGCGCCGGCGGAAGGAGCTGGGGAAGCCGGTGCTCCGA GTCCTGGTCATGTCGGCCACCATGGACGTGGACCTCTTCTCGCGGTACTTTGACGGCGCCCCCGTCCTCTATGTGGAGGGCCGGCAGCACCCCATCCAGGTTTACTACACCAAACAGCCGCAGAGCGACTACCTCCACGCCGCGCTGGTCTCCATCTTCCAGATTCACCAG GAAGCGCCCCCTTCTCAGGACATCCTGGCGTTCCTCACGGGCCAGGAGGAGATTGAGGCCCTCTGCAAGGCCTGCCGGGACATAGCGCGGCACCTCCCCGACGGCTGCCCGCCGCTGCTGGTCTTGCCGTTGTACGCCTCCCTGCCCGCCTCCCAGCAACTCAGAGTCTTCCAGGGGGCCCCCAAG GGCTCTCGCAAAATCGTCGTTTCCACCAACATCGCCGAAACCTCCATCACCATCGCTGGGATCAAGCACGTAATCGACACCGGCATGGTCAAGGCCAAGAAGTACAACCCAG AGAGCGGCCTGGAGGTGCTGGCTGTCCAGCGGGTGTCCAAGACCCAAGCGTGGCAGCGGACAGGCCGGGCCGGCCGCGAGGAGAGCGGGGCCTGCTACCGCCTCTACACGGAGGACGAGTTTGAGCAGTTCGACAAGATGACGGTCCCGGAGATTCAGAG GTGTAACCTGGCCGGCGTCCTCCTGCAGCTCTTGGCCCTGCGGGTGCCCGACGTGCTCGGCTTCGACTTCGTGTCCAAGCCGTCCGCGG ATCGTCTGCAGGCGGCCGTGGAGCAGCTGGAGCTGCTGGGGGCGCTCCAGCGGAAGAAGGACGAGCCCCCGGCGCTGACCCCGACCGGAAGGAAGATGGCGGCCTTCCCTCTGGAGCCCAAGTTTGCCAAA ACCATCCTTCTGTCCCCCAGATTCCACTGCACAGAGGAGATACTGACCATCGTCTCCCTGCTGTCTGTGGACAGCGTCCTCCACAACCCCCCCTCCCGGCGGGACGAGGTGCAGGCGGTCAGGAAGAAGTTTGTCTCCAGCGAGGGGGACCACCTGACCCTGCTCAACGTGTACCGCGCCTTCAGAAACGTGGGGGGCAGCAAG GAGTGGTGTAAAGAGAACTTCGTCAACAGCAAGAACATGCTGCTTGCGGCCGAAGTCCGAGCCCAGCTCCGGGACATTTGTGTCAAG ATGTCGATGCCGATCGAGTCCTCGCGGGCAGACACAGGCAACGTTCGCCGATGCCTCGCTCACGGCCTCTTCATGAACACGGCCGAGCTCCAGCCGGACGGGACCTACGTGACCGTGGACACCCGCCAGCCGGTGGCCATCCACCCGTCCTCCGTGCTGTTCCACTGCAAACCGGCCTGCGTGGCCTACAACGAGCTCCTGTCCACCAACAAGTGCTACATGCGGGACCTGTGCGTGGTCGATGAGGACTGGCTCTACGACGCGGCCCCCGACTACTTCCGCAGGAAGATGAGGGCCGCCCCGAGCTGA
- the MIS12 gene encoding protein MIS12 homolog isoform X3, whose protein sequence is MSINPMLYETQFLGFTPQTCMLRIYIAFQDYLFEVMVAVEKVILKKAASLPDGGMSAVQLRGSTEAFLRFMRERFDRLFVKMEQVLLQLVLSIPPNVLLPEDRCHEKYPQSKEELPLLQQEIGQLQAQYKAEVGAKQALLAELEVQKVVQARLKKTLRWFDGLGDAHGLVGLGEMTAFLIQHSDCRAPWTRPPSASETWAASAARKFGSELSRGKGGQPK, encoded by the exons ATGTCCATCAACCCGATGCTGTACGAGACCCAGTTTTTGGGGTTCACGCCCCAGACGTGCATGCTCAGGATCTACATCGCCTTCCAGGACTACCTGTTTGAGGTGATGGTGGCTGTGGAGAAAGTCATCCTGAAGAAGGCCGCCAGCCTCCCGGACGGCGGCATGAGCGCTGTCCAGCTACGTGGCAGCACCGAGGCGTTCTTGCGCTTCATGAGGGAACGCTTTGACCGCCTCTTTGTCAAGATGGAGCAGGTGTTGTTGCAGCTGGTCCTGAGTATCCCCCCAAACGTCCTTCTGCCTGAAGACAGGTGCCACGAGAAGTACCCCCAGAGCAAGGAAGAGTTGCCCCTTCTCCAACAGGAAATAGGGCAGCTGCAGGCCCAGTACAAGGCGGAAGTTGGGGCCAAGCAGGCCCTTCTGGCAGAACTCGAGGTGCAGAAGGTGGTTCAGGCCCGGCTGAAAAAGACTCTGCGCTGGTTTGATGGGCTCGGAGATGCCCACGGTCTCGTCGGCCTTGGGGAGATGACGGCCTTCCTCATCCAGCACTCG gACTGCCGAGCACCTTGGACGAGGCCGCCTTCTGCCTCTGAGACGTGGGCCGCATCTGCAGCTCGGAAATTTGGTTCCGAGCTGAGCCGAGGGAAAGGCGGCCAGCCTAAGTAG
- the MIS12 gene encoding protein MIS12 homolog isoform X1: protein MSVGAPELPLADPESRRSAPRGPPSAKMSINPMLYETQFLGFTPQTCMLRIYIAFQDYLFEVMVAVEKVILKKAASLPDGGMSAVQLRGSTEAFLRFMRERFDRLFVKMEQVLLQLVLSIPPNVLLPEDRCHEKYPQSKEELPLLQQEIGQLQAQYKAEVGAKQALLAELEVQKVVQARLKKTLRWFDGLGDAHGLVGLGEMTAFLIQHSDCRAPWTRPPSASETWAASAARKFGSELSRGKGGQPK, encoded by the exons ATGTCTGTTGGAGCCCCCGAACTCCCCCTGGCAG ATCCAGAGAGCAGGCGTTCAGCACCGCGCGGCCCTCCTTCAGCCAAGATGTCCATCAACCCGATGCTGTACGAGACCCAGTTTTTGGGGTTCACGCCCCAGACGTGCATGCTCAGGATCTACATCGCCTTCCAGGACTACCTGTTTGAGGTGATGGTGGCTGTGGAGAAAGTCATCCTGAAGAAGGCCGCCAGCCTCCCGGACGGCGGCATGAGCGCTGTCCAGCTACGTGGCAGCACCGAGGCGTTCTTGCGCTTCATGAGGGAACGCTTTGACCGCCTCTTTGTCAAGATGGAGCAGGTGTTGTTGCAGCTGGTCCTGAGTATCCCCCCAAACGTCCTTCTGCCTGAAGACAGGTGCCACGAGAAGTACCCCCAGAGCAAGGAAGAGTTGCCCCTTCTCCAACAGGAAATAGGGCAGCTGCAGGCCCAGTACAAGGCGGAAGTTGGGGCCAAGCAGGCCCTTCTGGCAGAACTCGAGGTGCAGAAGGTGGTTCAGGCCCGGCTGAAAAAGACTCTGCGCTGGTTTGATGGGCTCGGAGATGCCCACGGTCTCGTCGGCCTTGGGGAGATGACGGCCTTCCTCATCCAGCACTCG gACTGCCGAGCACCTTGGACGAGGCCGCCTTCTGCCTCTGAGACGTGGGCCGCATCTGCAGCTCGGAAATTTGGTTCCGAGCTGAGCCGAGGGAAAGGCGGCCAGCCTAAGTAG
- the DERL2 gene encoding derlin-2 yields the protein MAYQSLRLEYLQIPPVSRAYTTACVLTTAAVQLELITPFQLYFNPELIFRHFQIWRLITNFLFFGPVGFNFLFNMIFLYRYCRMLEEGSFRGRTADFVFMFLFGGLLMTLFGLFVSLVFLGQAFTIMLVYVWSRRNPYVRMNFFGLLNFQAPFLPWVLMGFSLLLGNSIIVDLLGIAVGHIYFFLEDVFPNQPGGARILKTPAFLKAIFDTPDDDPNYNPLPEERPGGFAWGEGQRLGG from the exons ATGGCGTACCAGAGCCTGCGGCTGGAATACCTGCAGATCCCGCCCGTGAGCCGCGCGTACACCACGGCCTGCGTGCTCACCACGGCCGCCGTG CAATTGGAGCTGATCACGCCTTTCCAGCTCTACTTCAACCCTGAGCTCATCTTCCGGCACTTCCAG ATATGGAGGCTAATCACCAATTTCTTGTTCTTTGGACCGGTCGgattcaattttttatttaatatgattTTCTT ATACCGCTACTGCCGAATGCTTGAAGAAGGCTCTTTCCGAGGCCGGACAGCAGACTTTGTATTTATGTTCCTTTTTGGGGGACTCTTAATGACC CTGTTCGGGCTGTTCGTGAGCTTGGTGTTCCTGGGCCAGGCGTTTACCATCATGCTGGTGTACGTGTGGAGCCGGAGGAACCCCTACGTGCGCATGAACTTCTTCGGCCTCCTCAACTTCCAGGCCCCCTTCCTGCCCTGGGTGCTCATGGGCTTCTCCCTGCTGCTGGGCAACTCCATCATCGTGGACCTCCTGG GAATAGCCGTCGGACACATCTATTTTTTCTTGGAAGACGTATTTCCCAACCAGCCGGGGGGAGCGCGAATCCTGAAAACACCCGCCTTCTT GAAGGCCATTTTTGACACGCCCGACGACGATCCCAATTACAACCCCTTACCGGAAGAGCGGCCAGGAGGCTTCGCGTGGGGCGAAGGGCAGCGCCTGGGAGGCTAG